The following are encoded together in the Desulfomicrobium apsheronum genome:
- a CDS encoding MBL fold metallo-hydrolase: MGMTIDILGTESLGVRGLCCVVETPGRRIVIDPGIALGYVRHGLLPHPLQIAMGIAVRRRILAELRTATDVVVSHFHGDHIPLASANPYQLDIRHLPPATGLRRCWCPSATSLSPGMRTRFDTLMRIFGLKLRVAQGLDLGDISFSPLYPHGACESRGGSVMMTRITGHGRVFVHASDIQLLDDRAVDHIIEWRPTTVLAAGPPLYRAQLGAAEREQAWRNAVRLVKNVGNVILDHHLLRCVDGLKWLRALSEHAGRRVYCAAEWMGRPVRLLEARRVELYEEMPVPAGWHARYGDSETDVRTYFAGLSGNASSSYTEGIGTGESPAGTSRQ, from the coding sequence ATGGGTATGACTATCGACATACTCGGCACGGAATCCTTGGGGGTTCGCGGCCTGTGTTGCGTGGTCGAAACGCCGGGGCGGCGCATCGTCATCGATCCCGGCATAGCCCTTGGCTACGTCCGCCACGGACTGCTGCCGCATCCCTTGCAGATCGCCATGGGAATCGCGGTCAGAAGGCGGATCCTGGCTGAGCTCAGAACGGCCACGGACGTTGTCGTCAGCCATTTTCACGGCGACCACATCCCCCTGGCAAGCGCCAATCCCTACCAATTGGATATCCGTCATCTCCCGCCAGCCACGGGCTTGCGGCGCTGCTGGTGTCCATCCGCGACCTCGCTTTCGCCCGGCATGCGCACGCGTTTCGATACGCTCATGCGCATATTCGGTCTTAAACTGCGCGTGGCGCAAGGGTTGGATCTGGGGGACATCTCCTTTTCGCCCCTTTATCCCCATGGCGCTTGCGAAAGTCGTGGTGGCTCGGTCATGATGACCCGAATCACAGGTCACGGCCGTGTGTTCGTGCATGCCTCCGACATTCAGCTCCTGGACGATCGCGCCGTGGACCACATCATCGAGTGGCGGCCGACAACCGTGCTCGCTGCTGGTCCGCCTCTGTACCGCGCCCAACTGGGCGCGGCGGAGCGCGAGCAGGCTTGGCGCAATGCCGTTCGCCTGGTCAAAAACGTCGGGAACGTCATCCTTGATCACCATTTGCTGCGCTGCGTGGACGGTCTGAAGTGGCTGAGGGCTCTGTCGGAACATGCGGGAAGGCGCGTGTACTGCGCCGCCGAATGGATGGGACGTCCCGTACGGCTGCTTGAGGCCAGGCGAGTGGAGCTTTACGAGGAAATGCCTGTTCCGGCAGGATGGCACGCCAGGTATGGAGATTCAGAGACAGACGTACGGACGTATTTTGCAGGTCTGTCAGGCAACGCGTCATCCTCGTACACTGAAGGGATCGGCACCGGGGAATCTCCGGCCGGGACTTCACGGCAATAA
- a CDS encoding DUF3466 family protein has product MRKFMHLIFFSVIAMLCLHVQAQADSCFKMINIDSEDSASFFAYSVNADGQVVGERWCASQSRASLWDPANGMRDLGILPGAISSTAYGINSQGNVVGGCSTPEGKQAFLWDSVNGMRDLGNLPGGTHSVAYDINSHGQVVGYSGIPSKKSAFLWDPATGMKELGNLKGGNQSRAYGINDHGQVVGFSGNSAWGRAFLWDETSGMKDLGCLPGGTESKSYGINNSGQVVGFSSTPAGNRAFLWDPASGMKDLGTLPGGIESRAFKITDDGIVVGFSVCSSGHRAFIWDSVNGMRDLNVLLEEECNKEGRLLTDARAIRKDRTGNTLIATRHCNGCCIVENVMMSSLGN; this is encoded by the coding sequence ATGCGCAAATTCATGCATTTAATTTTCTTCAGTGTTATCGCAATGCTCTGCTTGCATGTTCAGGCGCAGGCAGATTCTTGTTTCAAGATGATCAACATTGACTCCGAGGACAGCGCTTCGTTTTTTGCTTACAGTGTCAACGCTGATGGCCAGGTGGTCGGAGAACGCTGGTGCGCATCTCAAAGTCGGGCATCACTTTGGGACCCCGCCAACGGAATGAGAGATCTCGGTATTCTTCCGGGTGCGATCAGCAGCACTGCGTACGGCATCAACAGCCAGGGGAATGTCGTGGGCGGTTGCAGCACTCCCGAAGGCAAGCAGGCTTTTCTGTGGGATTCCGTAAACGGCATGAGGGATCTTGGAAATCTTCCCGGCGGGACCCACAGCGTCGCTTACGACATCAACAGTCACGGCCAGGTGGTCGGTTACAGCGGCATCCCCTCGAAAAAGAGCGCTTTTCTTTGGGATCCGGCAACAGGAATGAAGGAACTGGGAAACCTCAAGGGAGGAAATCAGAGCAGGGCCTACGGCATCAACGACCACGGTCAGGTTGTGGGATTTAGCGGCAATTCGGCATGGGGCCGGGCATTTCTATGGGACGAAACATCCGGGATGAAGGACCTGGGCTGCCTCCCTGGTGGAACCGAAAGCAAGTCATACGGCATAAACAACAGCGGTCAGGTGGTAGGATTCAGCTCCACTCCTGCGGGAAACAGAGCCTTCCTGTGGGATCCGGCCAGCGGAATGAAGGATCTGGGAACGCTCCCCGGCGGAATTGAAAGCAGGGCCTTCAAAATCACGGACGATGGAATCGTGGTTGGGTTCAGCGTCTGTTCCTCCGGGCACAGGGCGTTTATCTGGGATTCCGTAAACGGGATGCGGGATTTGAACGTCCTGCTTGAAGAGGAGTGTAATAAGGAGGGACGCTTATTGACCGATGCCCGAGCCATCAGAAAAGACAGAACGGGCAATACACTCATCGCCACCCGGCATTGCAATGGCTGCTGCATTGTCGAAAACGTCATGATGAGCAGCCTTGGAAACTGA
- the cas7c gene encoding type I-C CRISPR-associated protein Cas7/Csd2, producing MGIIDNRYDFVFFFDVEFGNPNGDPDAGNMPRIDPETGFGLVTDVCLKRKVRNYVELRKGGQEGFNIYVREKAVLNDQHRMAYTACDLEPQSRKPPKCGDDSRRLTEWMCANFYDVRSFGAVMTTEVNCGQVRGPVQFTFARSVDAIVPQEVKIIRMAVTTSKEADVQHGENRTMGSKYVVPYALYRMEGFVSAALAAQTGFSEEDVALLWESLLNMFEHDRSAARGKMAARKLFIFRHDNKLGNAHAHVLFNTITVESVGGAEAVPARSYADYRLHIKKDLPGSVTLLEKL from the coding sequence ATGGGTATCATTGATAATCGATATGATTTTGTCTTTTTCTTCGACGTGGAATTTGGCAATCCCAACGGCGACCCGGATGCTGGCAACATGCCGCGCATAGACCCCGAGACCGGATTTGGCCTGGTTACGGACGTGTGTCTGAAGCGAAAAGTGCGCAATTACGTGGAGTTGCGCAAAGGCGGTCAGGAAGGTTTCAATATCTATGTCCGCGAAAAAGCCGTCCTCAACGACCAGCACCGTATGGCCTATACGGCCTGCGATCTTGAGCCGCAGAGCAGGAAACCGCCAAAATGCGGCGACGATTCAAGACGGCTCACGGAGTGGATGTGTGCAAATTTTTATGACGTCCGCAGTTTCGGAGCGGTCATGACCACCGAGGTGAACTGTGGTCAGGTGCGCGGTCCGGTGCAGTTCACTTTCGCCCGCAGCGTTGATGCCATTGTCCCTCAGGAGGTCAAGATCATCCGCATGGCCGTGACCACGAGCAAAGAGGCTGACGTGCAGCACGGAGAAAACAGGACCATGGGCAGCAAGTATGTCGTGCCCTATGCGCTGTACCGCATGGAGGGCTTCGTCTCTGCCGCCCTGGCCGCTCAGACCGGATTTTCCGAAGAGGATGTGGCCTTGCTGTGGGAGTCTCTCCTGAACATGTTCGAACACGACCGTTCAGCCGCTCGTGGCAAAATGGCCGCCAGAAAGCTTTTCATTTTCAGACATGACAATAAATTGGGCAACGCCCACGCGCATGTGCTGTTCAACACAATCACGGTTGAGTCCGTTGGTGGGGCCGAAGCGGTGCCAGCCCGTTCCTATGCCGACTACAGGCTGCATATTAAAAAAGATCTTCCAGGTAGTGTCACCTTGCTTGAAAAACTGTAG
- a CDS encoding HU family DNA-binding protein, translating to MAVENAEIHVEKADLIKRLKAEMGYSEEEAERVVDAMMESITESLSKGDKINLPGIGTMAVVERASRKGEDPHPGKDIKFSPGKRLKDALTSLDFITKGLE from the coding sequence ATGGCAGTGGAAAACGCCGAGATTCATGTCGAAAAAGCAGATCTCATCAAGCGCCTCAAGGCCGAAATGGGCTACTCCGAGGAGGAGGCCGAACGGGTCGTGGACGCCATGATGGAGAGTATCACCGAGTCCTTGAGCAAGGGGGACAAGATCAACCTGCCGGGCATCGGGACCATGGCCGTGGTCGAACGCGCCTCGCGCAAGGGCGAGGACCCGCATCCGGGAAAAGACATTAAATTTTCTCCCGGCAAGCGCCTGAAAGATGCTCTCACTTCTCTTGATTTCATAACCAAGGGTTTGGAGTAA
- a CDS encoding glutamate synthase-related protein, with protein sequence MNRPHLLVEERDACAIIAFVDKRGRATHANIVKTIDALKKMAHRSGDINSEGDGCGILTDIPRSIWGQRLENAGLSRHLSESRGFFVGHFFLPADAAEQAGDLKERLRAILTASGAETLLEVDDQMHAAELGPMARTEAPLFLQICGLVRDDNRQEGGKRLFNIQMELERALPDAHVCSLSLDSVIYKLRGTPDLLIRVYPDLQNPDSKSLITLGHSRYSTNTLPTAHRAQPFSLLGHNGEINTIEKLRSSARALGIMPTPGGSDSQDLNRILEGLIHVHGFEFMEALEMVFPAIHTEVERMPADLRRMYGFYRWFFAPSAQGPAAVVSRFGDMCMGSVDALGLRPLWFGESDYDYFLSSEKGVVDLQSTIHDPRPLAPGEKIAIISGAGKRGEVLDYCALQERLKRLFEQGRLTPLADNLHRKIPESILNCPEGACHELRRFFRDRPVFDDGDCPAVSALLAAFGWHKYDQNMRKHVAATGKGPIGSMGHQGPLSCMDDESLSNVSDYFKENVAVVTNPAIDREREAEHFSTAVILGDRPDNPDRPPVGLRLNTPILLGGEFSPALSSLDILSVCREHGTHTLEQVLDFFTAQQRDPSRIAILDATYVPDQGLASRLDELEDEASQAVGRGAAILVLDDSASFVDGRVYIDPGLTTAWLHRAAETGRIPRLPSIIVRSGAIRNLHDIMFVLGLGAAAVNPYMLWKQAYAQAESAEGLQRTLSNTLTALQTGVEKIMSTMGIHELCGYGRIFSSIGLKRELEEVFGCANFCSSSSAGLGYAELEAQGRKRAELVLQGLERKLAGDPRRNARTGKILRSVAVGKTGYLQMAEALDEVDRDNPVGLRHLLDITTRDTAPLPLENVDISIGRHSMPLLICAMSFGSQGESSFRAYAEAARKTNIVCMNGEGGEIPDMLGKYRENRGQQVASGRFGVSMELLNSARYLEIKVGQGAKPGEGGHLPGSKVTEMVAQARHCKPGIALISPSNHHDIYSIEDLCQIITELKTANPEARISVKIPVTSGVATIAVGVAKAGAHIVNISGFEGGTGAAREHAKKYVGLPVEIGVTQAHRGLVEAGLRNQVELWCDGGVRSGADVVKLICLGADRVGVGTVALMGVGCISCEQCHLDICPRGISTQIRTVEEAKARGVKLFKPLQSEVEAENLARLLRAFGDQIRHILAGLGERRLADLVGRTDLLVQARGHDQVDLTDLLVPAPMDSVKSYCPVPRIVRRPLDNLTRLISDMAISTLGQECGFVQYKEENVRSVDRAVGTYLAGAMVRERAADDRGKVELLLTSSVPGNGLCAFNIDGIGTVVEGGGQDGIAKGARGGEVCILKGVNILGQRVDGSVGKSLAYGALSGTIMVQNQADSRACVRMSGADAIFGGRITAPVDDELGNIASRAHLKGFAFEYMTGGRAVVLGDPGPWMCAGMTGGVIYQCLYPEWNFGRENLQRRFSSGAHVVIKNLDEDDIAQVRELLDKYVGTLEQSFQNDEARIVRGLADEAQARFVKIVPGRGTGIKPE encoded by the coding sequence ATGAATAGACCACACCTGCTCGTCGAAGAACGTGACGCCTGCGCCATAATCGCCTTCGTGGACAAACGCGGCCGCGCCACCCACGCCAATATCGTCAAAACCATCGACGCCCTGAAGAAAATGGCCCACCGCTCCGGCGACATCAACAGCGAAGGCGACGGCTGCGGCATCCTGACCGACATTCCGCGCTCCATCTGGGGGCAAAGGCTGGAAAATGCGGGACTGAGCCGCCACCTGAGCGAAAGCCGGGGCTTTTTCGTCGGCCACTTTTTTCTGCCTGCGGACGCAGCCGAGCAGGCCGGAGATTTGAAGGAGCGGCTGCGCGCCATCCTGACCGCATCCGGCGCGGAAACTCTCCTGGAAGTGGACGACCAGATGCACGCTGCCGAGCTCGGGCCCATGGCCCGGACCGAAGCGCCTCTTTTTCTGCAAATCTGCGGCCTGGTCCGCGACGACAACCGGCAGGAAGGCGGCAAGCGCCTCTTCAACATCCAGATGGAACTGGAGCGCGCCCTGCCCGATGCGCATGTCTGCTCGCTCAGCCTCGACAGCGTCATCTACAAGCTGCGCGGCACTCCCGACCTTCTGATCCGGGTCTACCCGGACCTGCAGAACCCGGACAGCAAATCGCTGATCACCCTCGGCCACAGCCGCTATTCCACCAACACCCTGCCCACGGCCCACCGCGCCCAGCCCTTCTCGCTGCTGGGACACAACGGGGAGATCAACACCATCGAGAAGCTGCGCAGCTCGGCCCGCGCGCTCGGCATCATGCCCACGCCCGGAGGCAGCGACTCCCAGGACCTGAACCGCATCCTCGAAGGGCTCATCCATGTGCACGGCTTTGAATTCATGGAAGCACTGGAGATGGTCTTCCCGGCCATCCACACCGAAGTGGAACGCATGCCCGCCGATCTGCGCCGCATGTACGGCTTCTACCGCTGGTTCTTCGCCCCTTCCGCCCAGGGCCCGGCGGCCGTGGTTTCGAGGTTCGGGGACATGTGCATGGGCAGCGTCGATGCCCTGGGCCTTCGCCCGCTGTGGTTCGGGGAGAGCGACTACGACTATTTCCTGTCCTCGGAGAAGGGCGTGGTCGATCTGCAAAGCACCATTCACGATCCGCGCCCGCTGGCCCCGGGCGAAAAAATCGCCATCATTTCCGGCGCGGGCAAGCGCGGCGAGGTGCTTGACTATTGCGCCCTGCAGGAGCGCCTGAAGCGTCTGTTCGAACAGGGACGACTGACCCCGCTGGCCGACAATCTGCACCGCAAAATCCCGGAATCCATCCTGAACTGCCCGGAAGGAGCCTGCCACGAGCTGCGCCGCTTCTTCCGGGACCGGCCCGTGTTCGACGACGGGGACTGCCCGGCCGTCTCGGCCCTGCTGGCGGCTTTTGGCTGGCACAAGTACGACCAGAACATGCGCAAACACGTCGCGGCCACGGGCAAGGGGCCCATCGGCTCCATGGGGCATCAGGGCCCGTTGTCCTGCATGGACGACGAAAGCCTGTCCAACGTCAGCGACTATTTCAAGGAGAACGTGGCCGTGGTCACCAACCCGGCCATTGATCGCGAACGCGAGGCCGAGCACTTCTCCACCGCCGTCATCCTCGGCGACCGCCCGGACAACCCGGACCGCCCGCCTGTGGGGCTACGCCTCAATACCCCCATCCTGCTCGGCGGCGAGTTCAGCCCCGCCCTGTCCTCCCTCGATATCCTGTCCGTATGCCGGGAACACGGCACGCACACCCTGGAACAGGTCCTTGATTTCTTCACCGCCCAGCAACGCGACCCCTCGCGCATAGCCATCCTCGACGCCACCTATGTCCCGGACCAGGGGCTGGCCAGTCGGCTGGACGAGCTTGAGGACGAAGCCTCCCAGGCCGTCGGGCGCGGCGCCGCCATCCTCGTTCTGGACGACAGCGCGAGCTTTGTGGACGGACGGGTCTACATCGATCCGGGCCTGACCACGGCCTGGCTGCACCGCGCCGCCGAAACGGGCCGCATCCCCCGCCTGCCCTCGATCATCGTGCGCAGCGGAGCCATCCGCAACCTGCACGATATCATGTTCGTGCTTGGTCTCGGCGCCGCCGCCGTGAACCCCTACATGCTCTGGAAACAGGCCTACGCCCAGGCCGAGAGCGCCGAAGGGCTCCAGCGCACCCTCTCCAACACCCTGACCGCGTTGCAGACGGGCGTGGAAAAGATCATGTCCACCATGGGCATCCACGAGCTGTGCGGATATGGCCGGATCTTCTCCTCCATCGGCCTCAAGCGGGAGCTTGAGGAAGTTTTCGGATGCGCCAACTTCTGCTCCTCCTCATCCGCCGGGCTTGGCTACGCGGAACTCGAAGCACAGGGCCGCAAGCGCGCGGAACTGGTCCTCCAGGGGCTCGAACGCAAGCTCGCGGGCGATCCCAGGCGCAACGCCAGAACCGGAAAAATCCTGCGCTCCGTGGCCGTGGGCAAGACCGGCTATCTGCAGATGGCCGAAGCCCTGGACGAAGTGGACCGGGACAACCCCGTCGGCCTGCGGCATCTGCTCGACATCACCACCCGCGACACCGCGCCCCTGCCGCTTGAAAACGTGGACATCTCCATCGGTCGGCACTCCATGCCGCTCCTGATCTGCGCCATGTCCTTCGGCTCCCAGGGGGAAAGCTCCTTTCGGGCCTATGCCGAGGCCGCGCGCAAGACGAACATCGTGTGCATGAACGGCGAGGGCGGCGAGATTCCGGACATGCTCGGCAAATACCGGGAAAATCGCGGTCAGCAGGTCGCCTCGGGACGCTTCGGCGTGTCCATGGAACTTTTAAACTCCGCCCGCTACCTTGAAATCAAGGTCGGCCAAGGCGCCAAACCCGGTGAGGGCGGCCACCTGCCCGGCTCCAAGGTCACGGAAATGGTGGCCCAGGCCCGGCACTGCAAGCCAGGCATCGCGCTCATTTCACCGTCCAACCATCACGACATCTATTCCATCGAAGATCTCTGCCAGATCATAACCGAACTCAAGACCGCAAACCCCGAGGCGCGCATATCCGTCAAAATCCCGGTCACCAGTGGCGTGGCCACCATCGCCGTGGGCGTGGCCAAGGCCGGGGCGCACATCGTCAACATCAGCGGCTTCGAGGGCGGCACGGGTGCGGCCCGCGAACACGCCAAGAAATATGTCGGCCTGCCCGTGGAGATCGGCGTCACCCAGGCCCACCGAGGGCTGGTCGAGGCGGGACTGCGGAATCAGGTCGAGCTGTGGTGCGACGGCGGCGTGCGTTCCGGAGCGGACGTGGTCAAGCTCATCTGCCTTGGCGCGGACCGGGTCGGGGTGGGCACGGTCGCGCTCATGGGCGTGGGCTGCATCAGCTGCGAGCAATGCCATCTGGACATCTGCCCGCGCGGCATCTCCACCCAGATCCGCACCGTGGAAGAGGCCAAGGCTCGCGGCGTGAAACTCTTCAAGCCGCTGCAAAGCGAGGTCGAAGCCGAGAATCTGGCCCGCCTGCTGCGCGCGTTTGGCGACCAGATCCGTCACATCCTGGCCGGACTCGGTGAAAGGAGACTGGCCGATCTGGTCGGGCGTACGGACCTTCTGGTCCAGGCCCGGGGCCATGATCAGGTCGACCTGACCGACCTCCTCGTGCCCGCGCCCATGGACTCCGTGAAATCATACTGTCCGGTGCCGCGCATCGTGCGCAGGCCGCTGGACAACCTGACCCGGCTCATCTCCGACATGGCCATCTCCACCCTCGGCCAGGAGTGCGGGTTCGTGCAGTACAAGGAAGAGAACGTGCGCTCCGTGGACCGCGCCGTGGGCACCTATCTGGCGGGAGCCATGGTGCGGGAGCGCGCGGCGGACGACCGGGGCAAGGTGGAACTGCTCCTGACCTCCTCGGTTCCCGGCAATGGGCTGTGCGCCTTCAATATCGACGGGATCGGCACCGTGGTCGAGGGCGGCGGGCAGGACGGCATCGCCAAGGGGGCGCGCGGCGGCGAGGTCTGTATCCTCAAAGGCGTGAACATCCTCGGCCAGCGCGTGGACGGGTCCGTGGGCAAGTCCCTGGCCTACGGCGCGCTTTCCGGCACGATCATGGTCCAGAACCAGGCCGACTCACGCGCCTGCGTGCGCATGTCCGGAGCCGATGCCATCTTCGGAGGACGCATCACCGCGCCCGTCGACGACGAACTCGGGAACATCGCCTCGCGTGCGCATCTGAAGGGTTTCGCCTTCGAGTACATGACCGGCGGCCGCGCCGTGGTCCTGGGCGATCCGGGCCCCTGGATGTGCGCTGGCATGACCGGCGGCGTCATCTACCAGTGCCTCTACCCGGAATGGAACTTCGGCCGCGAAAATCTGCAGCGCCGCTTTTCGAGCGGAGCGCACGTGGTCATCAAAAACCTGGACGAGGACGATATCGCACAGGTACGGGAGTTGCTGGACAAGTATGTAGGCACCCTGGAGCAGAGCTTCCAGAACGACGAGGCGCGGATCGTGCGCGGGCTGGCGGATGAGGCTCAGGCGCGCTTCGTCAAGATCGTGCCGGGGCGAGGCACGGGCATCAAGCCGGAATGA
- a CDS encoding GNAT family N-acetyltransferase yields the protein MELDDLAEVYHMGERLFTKELYPFLYSTWDEREVVGHFSTEPGLSLVAHVGDTLAGFIIGTLTCKDSWAYGYIVWMGVEREFQSMGVAHKLYEQLQERMINAGACQFVVDTDADNAAAIRFFAKKGFEDEREHVVLTLDLTLIDSCGECVLDRLPRVCCEYVPRPQAAMQVRDRPVLGVKIPESNFSRMRLKAPLLKRS from the coding sequence ATGGAACTGGACGACTTGGCCGAGGTCTATCATATGGGCGAGCGTCTTTTCACCAAAGAGCTCTATCCCTTTTTGTACAGTACCTGGGACGAACGGGAGGTGGTCGGACACTTCAGCACCGAACCAGGGCTCAGTCTCGTGGCTCATGTGGGCGACACCCTGGCTGGATTCATCATCGGCACCCTCACATGCAAGGATTCATGGGCGTACGGCTATATCGTCTGGATGGGAGTGGAAAGGGAATTCCAGTCCATGGGCGTGGCCCACAAACTCTACGAACAGTTGCAGGAACGCATGATCAACGCCGGGGCCTGCCAGTTTGTCGTAGATACGGATGCCGACAATGCGGCGGCCATCAGGTTCTTCGCCAAGAAGGGCTTCGAGGATGAGCGCGAACACGTTGTTCTCACCCTGGATCTGACGCTCATCGATTCCTGCGGGGAGTGCGTCCTGGATAGACTTCCCCGTGTCTGCTGTGAATACGTTCCCCGCCCACAAGCCGCCATGCAAGTCCGGGACAGACCCGTCTTGGGAGTCAAGATACCGGAATCGAATTTTTCCAGGATGCGGCTCAAGGCGCCGCTGCTGAAAAGGAGTTGA
- a CDS encoding GNAT family N-acetyltransferase: MEPSRNWSAMVKQWESKIVSTPPRTVPRISIREMALDDLAQVYHLGERLFTKELYPFLYSSWDKREVVGHFNTEPGLSLVADVDGELAGFIIGSLITKTSRIYGYIIWLGVDSRFQSLGVAHELYGRVALRMAESGAHQIVVDTDASNTAAIRFFSKKGFRDEREHVVLTLSLGGGKNAAADAGVKDCPECEPRSKAARRSWKNFSAGLRSWNRIATLTSLVHGALFGPVDATLSANSKNIK; encoded by the coding sequence ATGGAACCCTCGCGAAATTGGTCCGCCATGGTGAAGCAGTGGGAGTCAAAAATTGTGAGCACCCCGCCCCGCACAGTCCCCCGGATCTCCATTCGCGAGATGGCGCTGGACGACCTGGCTCAAGTCTATCACTTGGGCGAGCGACTCTTCACCAAGGAACTCTATCCTTTCCTGTACAGCAGCTGGGACAAGCGGGAGGTGGTCGGGCATTTCAACACCGAACCAGGGCTCAGTCTCGTGGCCGATGTGGACGGCGAACTGGCCGGGTTCATCATCGGCTCCCTTATCACCAAGACATCACGGATCTACGGCTACATCATCTGGCTGGGTGTGGACAGCAGGTTTCAGTCGCTCGGCGTGGCCCATGAGCTTTACGGCAGGGTGGCCCTGCGCATGGCCGAGTCCGGGGCGCACCAGATTGTGGTGGACACGGACGCCAGCAATACCGCCGCCATTCGGTTCTTTTCCAAGAAGGGCTTCCGGGATGAGCGGGAGCATGTGGTCCTGACCTTGAGTCTGGGCGGCGGCAAGAATGCCGCTGCGGATGCTGGCGTCAAGGACTGCCCTGAATGCGAACCGCGCTCCAAGGCCGCCAGACGCTCATGGAAGAATTTTTCCGCCGGACTGCGATCCTGGAACAGGATTGCCACATTGACCAGCCTGGTTCATGGCGCTCTGTTTGGGCCGGTTGACGCAACATTGAGCGCAAATTCAAAAAATATCAAATGA
- the cas8c gene encoding type I-C CRISPR-associated protein Cas8c/Csd1 — translation MILSALHEYYQRMVNDGRFGIPLPGYTYQRITHVVEISEQGKLERVISLGESGKSGGSGQRSLVPWTLEAACRKSNVAAYVLVDKAKYSLGIEGDRLAPEHGRAFRDIVEELGNATQDVGILAVLKFLRDWNPRTVSDWEHQDAVISGIIAFKLQGDSCLVHERPAFRKYWEKNWLNWGQNKFKIKAKCLVTGCVQNIARIHQPLKEVKDSQTTGAALVSFNKDAFSSYGKEQSYNAPVGEEAAFAYTTALNHLLHKDNGHSIQIGGTTTVFWADSPGAEDAIRTLMLPQAADDASGEEQCSRATGAMTAQAVREMLMALSKAESGPGSLGDGELESQCHILGLQANRARLVVRFWHCSPLGELVHAVARHYAALAIERQYDSQPRLPSIRQLLCATASHQGRKSPHGNEFDTIPPILGGALVRSILTGSCYPKSLFSIVLSRIRTDRQVTYLRAATLKACLLRNHPEIAGDIRESLDEARTDSPYLLGRLFAILEKKQQGVLGYELGGAFRDRYFNVASATPSRVFPELLRCSRQHFKKGVFENAYTKKIRDVLQGIDTFPAHLTLLEQGIFNIGYYQQKNVCHGKINQEPSHGYH, via the coding sequence ATGATTCTCTCCGCGCTCCATGAATACTACCAGCGGATGGTGAATGACGGGCGCTTCGGCATTCCCCTTCCGGGGTACACGTATCAGCGCATCACCCATGTTGTAGAAATTTCGGAACAGGGGAAACTGGAGCGGGTCATTTCTCTTGGCGAGAGCGGTAAAAGCGGGGGCAGCGGTCAGCGAAGCTTGGTTCCGTGGACGCTGGAAGCCGCATGCCGGAAATCGAATGTCGCCGCGTATGTTCTTGTGGACAAGGCGAAATATTCTCTGGGCATCGAAGGTGACAGGCTGGCTCCAGAGCATGGACGGGCATTTCGCGACATCGTCGAGGAATTGGGCAACGCGACGCAGGATGTGGGCATTCTTGCCGTGCTAAAATTCCTGCGGGATTGGAATCCGAGGACGGTTTCGGACTGGGAGCACCAGGACGCTGTCATCTCGGGGATCATCGCTTTCAAACTGCAGGGCGATTCCTGTCTGGTCCATGAAAGACCGGCTTTTCGGAAATACTGGGAAAAAAACTGGCTGAATTGGGGCCAGAACAAGTTCAAGATCAAGGCAAAATGTCTTGTCACGGGTTGTGTGCAAAACATCGCCCGGATTCATCAGCCCTTGAAAGAGGTCAAGGACTCGCAAACCACAGGCGCGGCTCTTGTCTCGTTCAATAAGGATGCGTTCTCTTCCTATGGCAAGGAGCAGAGTTACAACGCTCCGGTAGGTGAAGAGGCCGCCTTTGCCTACACGACTGCGCTCAATCATCTGCTCCACAAGGACAACGGGCATAGCATCCAGATTGGCGGCACGACAACCGTCTTCTGGGCGGACTCGCCCGGAGCGGAAGACGCGATACGTACGCTGATGTTGCCGCAGGCCGCGGATGACGCTTCAGGTGAAGAGCAGTGTTCACGCGCAACGGGCGCAATGACCGCGCAAGCGGTCCGAGAAATGCTCATGGCCCTGAGCAAGGCAGAGTCGGGGCCTGGTTCGCTTGGCGACGGGGAGCTGGAGAGCCAGTGCCATATCCTCGGGCTTCAGGCGAACAGGGCGCGCCTCGTGGTCCGTTTCTGGCATTGCAGTCCTCTCGGCGAGCTCGTGCATGCGGTGGCCCGGCATTACGCGGCCCTTGCCATCGAAAGGCAATACGATTCGCAGCCAAGACTTCCTTCCATCCGGCAGTTGCTCTGCGCGACGGCGAGCCATCAGGGCCGAAAAAGTCCGCATGGCAATGAGTTCGACACCATTCCGCCCATCCTCGGTGGTGCCCTCGTTCGCAGCATCCTGACCGGATCCTGCTATCCGAAATCTCTGTTTTCCATCGTGCTGAGCCGAATCCGTACGGACAGGCAGGTCACATACCTGCGAGCTGCCACGCTGAAAGCCTGTCTTCTGCGCAATCATCCTGAAATTGCGGGTGACATTCGTGAATCTCTTGATGAAGCGCGGACAGACAGCCCTTATCTTCTGGGCCGATTGTTTGCGATATTGGAAAAGAAGCAGCAGGGCGTATTGGGGTATGAGCTTGGCGGAGCGTTTCGTGACCGATACTTCAATGTCGCTTCCGCAACCCCTTCCCGTGTTTTTCCTGAACTTTTGCGGTGTTCCCGGCAGCATTTCAAGAAAGGCGTATTCGAAAATGCGTACACCAAAAAAATTCGTGACGTACTGCAGGGCATCGACACTTTTCCGGCTCATCTCACCCTGCTGGAGCAAGGAATTTTCAATATAGGTTATTATCAGCAAAAGAATGTTTGCCACGGAAAAATCAATCAGGAGCCTTCGCATGGGTATCATTGA